A portion of the Oceanivirga salmonicida genome contains these proteins:
- a CDS encoding sodium ion-translocating decarboxylase subunit beta codes for VPMAARVVQKIGQEENPSNFLLMHAMGPNVAGVIGSAVAAGILLIIFK; via the coding sequence GTACCAATGGCAGCAAGAGTAGTTCAAAAAATTGGACAAGAAGAAAATCCAAGTAATTTTTTACTTATGCATGCTATGGGACCAAATGTTGCAGGTGTTATAGGATCTGCGGTTGCAGCTGGAATATTACTAATAATATTTAAATAA